A genomic window from Thiomonas arsenitoxydans includes:
- a CDS encoding ABC transporter permease, translating to MIALLQAMNWLPGADASTAAGRRAAGLRHWVSRLGLLLAAAVFIALWAYPLLGFLLSAAMPHLLQGDLRPTLEPLRHAVQGYELHALFNSLWVALTVGAAALPLGLWLAWLRERTDLHGRGWIEAGVWLLLIFPDFFLASGWMLLAAPIGPLAAWPAALHAAQWLLGPVGIVITLALKVVPYVFLVAQGSLRHTSAAQQEAARVHGLSRLWRLRLGLNALLPALAAGFAIAYAESLRNFAVVATLGASSGFTMGTYAIYQAVNGMPLNFPLAAATSWLLLGLVVPALILQHRVGQRASQHQTLGAKHRPAARVRLRASHQLLHGVLLIALGLFALALPSFAALGVAWPKAGWMQIAASLPPLLAAIGYSLQLALVAASLTVGIALPIAWLIARPGRVGRLLDVALLAMMALPLIVLAAAYLQAYNQPYAPLYGGSLLLGMAYVALAVPATSRVLMGPVAQLHRSLADAARVHGLSRWQTLRHIHLPLLSGALFYGWLLAVLSIAFELPASELLYPAGHPPLAVALLQYAGGFQLHQQARLQVLGMAVLLAFALLARWVYQRFTPVAWRQLGAH from the coding sequence ATGATCGCCCTGCTTCAAGCCATGAACTGGCTGCCCGGCGCCGACGCCTCAACAGCGGCTGGCCGCAGGGCGGCTGGTCTGCGACATTGGGTATCGCGCCTCGGTCTGCTGCTCGCCGCCGCCGTATTCATCGCACTCTGGGCCTATCCGCTGCTGGGCTTTCTGCTTTCGGCGGCGATGCCGCACTTACTGCAAGGCGACCTGCGACCGACGCTTGAGCCCTTGCGGCACGCCGTGCAGGGCTATGAACTCCACGCCCTGTTCAACTCGCTGTGGGTAGCGCTCACCGTGGGCGCTGCGGCGCTGCCGCTCGGTCTGTGGCTGGCCTGGCTGCGCGAACGCACCGATCTGCACGGGCGCGGCTGGATCGAGGCCGGGGTGTGGCTGCTGCTGATCTTCCCCGACTTCTTCCTCGCCTCGGGCTGGATGCTGCTGGCCGCGCCCATCGGCCCGCTGGCCGCATGGCCTGCGGCGCTGCATGCGGCGCAATGGCTGCTCGGGCCGGTGGGCATCGTCATCACTCTGGCGCTCAAGGTCGTGCCCTATGTGTTTCTGGTGGCGCAAGGCAGCCTGCGCCACACCAGCGCGGCACAGCAGGAGGCGGCGCGCGTGCATGGCCTGTCCAGGCTGTGGCGGCTGCGGCTCGGGCTCAACGCCCTGCTGCCCGCACTGGCAGCCGGGTTTGCCATCGCCTACGCCGAATCGCTGCGCAACTTCGCGGTGGTGGCCACATTGGGCGCGAGCAGCGGTTTCACCATGGGCACGTATGCCATCTATCAGGCGGTCAACGGCATGCCGCTGAACTTTCCGCTGGCTGCGGCCACGTCCTGGCTGCTGCTCGGGCTGGTGGTTCCCGCGCTCATCCTGCAGCACCGCGTGGGGCAACGCGCCAGCCAGCACCAGACCCTGGGCGCCAAGCACCGCCCTGCCGCGCGGGTGCGGCTGCGGGCCAGCCATCAGTTGCTGCACGGCGTTTTGCTGATCGCGCTGGGCCTGTTCGCCCTGGCGCTACCCAGCTTCGCCGCACTGGGCGTGGCCTGGCCCAAGGCGGGCTGGATGCAGATTGCCGCGTCATTGCCGCCGCTGCTTGCCGCCATCGGCTATTCGCTGCAACTGGCGCTGGTGGCCGCCAGCCTGACGGTGGGCATCGCCCTGCCGATTGCCTGGCTGATCGCCCGCCCCGGTCGCGTGGGCCGCCTGCTCGACGTGGCCTTGCTGGCGATGATGGCGTTACCGCTCATCGTGCTGGCCGCCGCCTATCTGCAGGCCTACAACCAGCCTTACGCGCCGCTGTATGGCGGCAGCCTGCTGCTGGGCATGGCCTATGTGGCGCTGGCCGTGCCCGCCACCAGTCGCGTGCTCATGGGGCCGGTGGCGCAGTTGCACCGCTCACTGGCCGACGCGGCGCGGGTGCATGGACTGTCGCGCTGGCAAACCCTGCGCCATATTCATTTACCGCTGTTGTCCGGCGCGCTGTTCTATGGCTGGCTGCTGGCGGTGCTGTCGATCGCGTTCGAGCTGCCGGCCTCTGAGTTGCTCTACCCCGCTGGGCATCCGCCGCTGGCCGTGGCGCTGCTGCAATACGCCGGAGGTTTCCAGTTGCATCAGCAGGCGCGGCTGCAGGTGCTGGGCATGGCCGTACTGCTGGCCTTCGCGCTGCTGGCGCGCTGGGTCTATCAGCGCTTCACCCCCGTGGCTTGGCGCCAACTCGGCGCCCACTGA
- a CDS encoding ABC transporter substrate-binding protein — MSVSTRSFVNKLARLLGSTALCAAALGTAHAATLTVYGAMGYDQHLAQAFTQATGIPVNLIHLSTGPLLARVQAESRNPQWDVLWLDGNQAMQTFAAQGLLQCGWTPGVRYTALGQQLVPLSHCWQPVGVTFAGVILYNPKAIAAANWPKTWNDLAKPALRGKVGMDNPAISGPTYPLVAGLLQHLGDAPGKAFFARLKANGLKVFPTNSVTLRALQYGQIDAAVVQSSAAIGFLHEMPGLRIATPTPATVLPSDLAIGKQVSGPLEQQAQRFVQWVLSPAGQAAMQQGDANADSNYLPLVEGVAPLPSLKQLGTVQPLVIDPAVWGPKEPQVIDWFTAHIAR; from the coding sequence ATGTCAGTCTCCACCCGTTCTTTCGTCAACAAGCTGGCGCGCCTGCTGGGCAGCACCGCACTTTGCGCCGCCGCCCTTGGCACGGCACACGCCGCCACCCTGACCGTCTATGGCGCCATGGGCTATGACCAGCATTTGGCGCAGGCCTTCACCCAGGCCACCGGCATTCCGGTCAACCTCATTCACCTGAGCACCGGCCCGCTGCTGGCGCGGGTGCAGGCCGAAAGCCGCAACCCGCAGTGGGACGTGCTCTGGCTCGACGGCAACCAGGCCATGCAGACCTTTGCCGCGCAGGGCCTGCTGCAGTGCGGCTGGACGCCCGGGGTGCGCTACACCGCGCTGGGCCAGCAACTCGTGCCGCTCAGCCACTGCTGGCAGCCGGTAGGTGTGACCTTTGCCGGCGTCATCCTCTACAACCCCAAGGCCATCGCTGCGGCCAACTGGCCCAAGACCTGGAACGATCTGGCCAAGCCCGCGCTGCGCGGCAAGGTGGGCATGGACAACCCGGCCATCTCCGGCCCGACTTATCCACTGGTAGCTGGTCTGCTGCAACACCTGGGCGATGCGCCTGGAAAGGCGTTTTTCGCGCGCCTCAAGGCCAACGGCCTCAAGGTCTTCCCCACCAATAGCGTGACCCTGCGCGCGCTGCAATACGGCCAAATCGACGCCGCCGTGGTGCAGAGTTCGGCGGCCATCGGCTTCCTGCACGAAATGCCCGGTCTGCGCATCGCCACCCCGACTCCGGCCACGGTGCTGCCGTCCGATCTGGCCATCGGCAAACAGGTTTCCGGCCCGCTCGAACAGCAGGCGCAGCGCTTTGTGCAATGGGTGTTGTCGCCAGCGGGACAGGCCGCGATGCAGCAGGGTGATGCCAATGCAGATTCCAACTACCTGCCCCTGGTCGAGGGCGTCGCCCCGCTGCCCAGCCTCAAGCAACTGGGCACGGTGCAGCCGCTGGTGATCGACCCCGCGGTCTGGGGGCCGAAAGAGCCGCAGGTGATCGACTGGTTCACCGCGCACATCGCCCGCTGA
- a CDS encoding energy transducer TonB yields the protein MSAVLHPPPAPWREDQDGKRWPLAALAALLLEAALIAAIVWWSSHPAPPPPPPPVQIVLEAPKPAPKTVTPPTPKPPEPKPVPKPVVKPLPKPIVHKVQPKPVQPPPPQPAPHPAPEPTPKVQAPPAPAPDTRPAMPVAAPAPPQPPAPPAPDVASIKATFEAELRSAIQAAVRYPQAARMMQLTGKTLVGFDFRDGAVSHLRVVTSSGADLLDHAALEAVRNAPYPATPKELQGKNMAFTIWVRFHLSDS from the coding sequence ATGAGCGCCGTGCTGCATCCCCCCCCCGCCCCGTGGCGCGAAGACCAGGACGGCAAACGCTGGCCCCTGGCTGCGCTGGCGGCGCTGTTGCTCGAAGCGGCACTGATCGCCGCCATCGTGTGGTGGAGCAGCCACCCTGCGCCACCACCCCCGCCGCCGCCCGTGCAGATCGTGCTCGAAGCGCCCAAGCCCGCCCCCAAGACCGTGACCCCGCCCACGCCGAAACCGCCGGAGCCCAAACCCGTGCCCAAGCCGGTGGTCAAGCCGCTACCCAAGCCTATCGTCCACAAGGTGCAACCCAAGCCGGTGCAGCCACCGCCGCCGCAGCCTGCACCCCATCCCGCACCTGAACCCACACCCAAGGTGCAGGCGCCGCCCGCACCCGCGCCCGACACCCGGCCCGCCATGCCGGTGGCCGCGCCCGCACCGCCGCAGCCCCCTGCTCCCCCAGCGCCAGATGTGGCCTCGATCAAGGCCACTTTCGAGGCCGAGTTGCGCAGCGCCATCCAGGCCGCGGTGCGCTATCCGCAGGCCGCCCGCATGATGCAGCTCACCGGCAAGACGCTGGTGGGCTTCGACTTCCGCGACGGCGCCGTCAGCCATCTGCGCGTCGTCACCTCCAGCGGCGCCGACCTGCTCGACCATGCCGCGCTGGAAGCCGTGCGCAACGCCCCCTACCCCGCAACACCCAAGGAACTGCAAGGCAAGAACATGGCCTTCACCATCTGGGTGCGGTTTCACCTGAGCGATTCCTGA
- a CDS encoding ExbD/TolR family protein, whose protein sequence is MKYFEAKKARIEIIPMIDIMFFLLVFFIMVTLHMIPDAGIASRLPTSSTAQSMPKPQITLAVDKSGAIHYDSKVLSPQQLTALLKSKPDTDAMQVTIAGEEDVSLQQLMTVMDACRVAGVTKIGLAARQARDGGQ, encoded by the coding sequence ATGAAATATTTTGAAGCGAAAAAAGCGCGCATCGAGATCATTCCGATGATCGACATCATGTTTTTCCTGCTGGTGTTCTTCATCATGGTCACGCTGCACATGATTCCAGACGCTGGCATCGCCTCGCGCCTGCCCACCAGTTCCACCGCGCAAAGCATGCCCAAGCCGCAGATCACCCTGGCGGTGGACAAGTCCGGCGCCATTCACTACGACAGCAAGGTGTTGTCGCCGCAGCAACTCACCGCCCTGCTCAAGAGCAAGCCGGACACCGATGCGATGCAGGTCACCATCGCCGGGGAAGAAGACGTTTCTCTGCAGCAACTCATGACGGTCATGGACGCCTGCCGCGTTGCCGGGGTCACAAAAATCGGGCTGGCGGCCCGGCAAGCCAGGGACGGCGGGCAATGA
- a CDS encoding MotA/TolQ/ExbB proton channel family protein, translating to MSLDTLTHLAQTSGGILYIMALLLFVALAVSVERFWAISRMLASAKGWIRELKSHAHVDVKQLKAKVDDDADSPAAQVVAVALQHDLADPLDHFTDRLEEAVMDQAPRIDRGLWMLDTIVTLAPLLGLLGTIIGMFNTFSALSNPGAATQAVTGGVGEALLATAAGLFIAVLGLVAFNALNQRVRLVMHQLERIKLMLSNRMYPHYREGGVRPVVVAQNGQAVRPAAQPAATLQQKMA from the coding sequence ATGTCTCTCGACACCCTCACCCACCTGGCCCAGACCTCGGGCGGGATTCTCTACATCATGGCCTTGCTGTTGTTTGTCGCGCTGGCCGTCAGCGTGGAGCGCTTCTGGGCGATTTCGCGCATGCTGGCTTCGGCCAAAGGCTGGATCCGCGAGCTAAAGAGCCACGCGCATGTGGATGTGAAGCAGCTCAAAGCCAAGGTGGACGATGACGCCGATTCGCCTGCGGCGCAGGTGGTCGCCGTGGCGCTGCAGCACGACCTGGCCGACCCGCTCGATCACTTCACCGACCGGCTGGAAGAAGCGGTGATGGATCAGGCCCCGCGCATCGACCGCGGGCTGTGGATGCTCGACACCATCGTCACCCTGGCGCCGCTGCTCGGTCTGCTGGGCACCATCATCGGCATGTTCAACACCTTCTCGGCGCTGTCCAACCCGGGGGCGGCCACGCAAGCGGTCACCGGCGGCGTGGGCGAAGCGCTGTTGGCCACGGCTGCGGGGCTGTTCATCGCCGTGCTCGGGTTGGTGGCCTTCAACGCGCTCAACCAGCGCGTGCGTCTGGTGATGCATCAGCTCGAGCGCATCAAGCTCATGCTGTCCAACCGCATGTACCCGCATTACCGCGAGGGCGGCGTGCGCCCGGTGGTCGTGGCGCAGAACGGGCAGGCCGTGCGCCCGGCGGCACAGCCAGCCGCAACTCTGCAGCAAAAGATGGCCTGA
- a CDS encoding TonB-dependent receptor, with the protein MSRHRPTFKPSRLTQSVLAALLVMPFAAAHAQTSPESLGTVQAGGQEGQKPQPAKSHEATKLEQTHVFKSDQSIKVLSKRELQAAGPVGGSAQALSLAPGVGVTGYGATGSTKTSISINGIKQGWGGFSGGQIDNGSIAVTFDGVPMSNPSTGLWESPEVPQLGLLQGIGITYGPGSAKDRWYNNIGGEIAFVPLQPTAKAGGTVGLSVGSYGARNLSLSLQSGMHDGWATVLAGGVGSSDSYRTSSDGFKNHSHNYAWFLKTRKTFEKGDFSLGFYQAEGQGYRPVPIPLQPISGVTLDGTPNTPLYSQSTSGYYSSIPANVWFKDDTNKTRIIYGKANIQVDETLSLHNLVWYRMGERLHYHYNNYGLSNPANLYEYNNPSTQVYGDKAWADISLPHNLVSLGGFFLKSHYNSRNAFYNTNPPYNGSQGVPNAKYRSDYWDQTDLALFMQDKISPIANFDITPGIRFINYQTNYYPAGQSDFSQAYALYPQHDQGKLPAANVTHHETEPSIAANWRITPTLALFGNYAVAYKEPQVGGGGGIYQSTPPVYNLEKSTDYNLGFKMHLKNDGMLRNFLLSVSYYHLHYTNQYITLSDANGNFLGDANGDSVYKGFNIAVADDILYNLHAFANMNFESADFNNYTTGGVSYAGLPVSNVPNKTFNVGFAYEDYISGILLTPRIWYQYVGKQHMFDNNLGAPSQKTIPAYGLLNVGLDGEVPFSHAAVHDVRFSVNILNVLNKQYNPFEEVTSGGLLGGNSQGQILGLPGAPRTLYASLSASF; encoded by the coding sequence ATGTCTCGCCATCGACCCACCTTCAAGCCATCGCGACTCACCCAGTCCGTCCTGGCCGCCCTGCTCGTCATGCCGTTTGCCGCAGCCCACGCGCAGACCTCTCCCGAGAGTCTGGGCACGGTGCAGGCGGGCGGGCAGGAAGGTCAGAAACCTCAGCCGGCGAAAAGTCACGAGGCAACCAAGCTTGAACAAACCCATGTGTTCAAGTCGGACCAATCGATCAAAGTACTCAGTAAGCGAGAGTTACAAGCAGCAGGCCCCGTCGGCGGCAGCGCGCAAGCCCTCTCGCTGGCCCCCGGAGTTGGCGTAACGGGTTATGGAGCGACGGGATCGACCAAAACCTCCATCAGTATCAATGGCATCAAACAGGGTTGGGGCGGGTTTTCAGGCGGCCAAATCGACAACGGCAGCATTGCCGTGACCTTCGATGGCGTCCCCATGTCGAATCCATCGACCGGATTGTGGGAATCGCCGGAAGTGCCGCAGCTTGGCCTCCTACAGGGAATCGGCATCACCTATGGCCCAGGCAGCGCCAAAGATCGTTGGTACAACAACATCGGCGGCGAAATTGCTTTCGTGCCGCTGCAGCCCACAGCCAAGGCTGGCGGCACGGTCGGTCTGAGTGTCGGCAGCTACGGCGCACGCAATCTGTCGTTGAGTCTGCAAAGCGGCATGCACGACGGCTGGGCCACAGTTCTCGCCGGAGGAGTAGGTTCCTCCGACAGTTATCGCACCAGCAGCGACGGTTTCAAAAACCATAGCCATAACTACGCCTGGTTCCTGAAAACACGCAAGACATTCGAAAAAGGCGATTTTTCCTTGGGCTTTTATCAGGCTGAAGGTCAGGGATATCGCCCAGTGCCGATCCCTTTGCAGCCGATCAGTGGCGTCACACTGGATGGCACTCCGAACACACCCTTGTACAGCCAATCCACATCCGGCTATTACAGTTCAATCCCTGCCAACGTCTGGTTCAAAGACGACACCAACAAGACGCGCATCATTTATGGCAAGGCCAATATTCAGGTGGACGAGACCTTGTCACTGCACAATCTAGTATGGTATCGAATGGGTGAACGCCTGCATTATCACTACAATAATTATGGCCTGAGCAATCCTGCGAATCTTTACGAATACAACAACCCAAGCACGCAGGTTTATGGCGACAAAGCCTGGGCAGATATTTCATTACCTCATAATCTTGTGAGTCTAGGTGGCTTTTTCCTGAAAAGCCATTACAATTCCAGAAACGCATTCTACAATACAAATCCGCCTTATAACGGCAGCCAGGGCGTGCCAAACGCAAAATATCGCAGTGATTATTGGGATCAGACCGATCTAGCGCTGTTCATGCAAGATAAGATCAGTCCCATTGCGAACTTCGACATCACTCCAGGTATCCGGTTTATCAACTATCAAACAAATTACTACCCTGCTGGGCAGAGCGATTTCAGCCAAGCCTACGCACTGTATCCGCAGCACGACCAAGGCAAATTGCCTGCGGCGAACGTGACACATCATGAGACCGAACCGTCGATCGCCGCCAACTGGCGCATCACACCGACGCTGGCGCTGTTTGGAAACTATGCAGTGGCGTACAAAGAGCCACAGGTCGGCGGCGGCGGGGGTATTTATCAGTCCACGCCCCCGGTTTACAACCTGGAAAAGAGCACGGACTACAACCTCGGGTTCAAGATGCATTTGAAAAACGATGGCATGCTGCGCAACTTCTTGCTGAGTGTGTCGTATTACCACCTGCACTATACGAACCAGTACATCACGCTGAGTGACGCAAACGGTAATTTCCTCGGCGACGCCAATGGCGATTCGGTTTACAAGGGCTTCAACATCGCGGTAGCGGACGACATACTGTACAACCTGCACGCGTTTGCCAACATGAATTTTGAGAGCGCCGATTTCAATAACTACACAACAGGCGGCGTGAGTTATGCAGGACTTCCCGTCTCAAACGTACCCAACAAGACTTTCAATGTCGGCTTTGCCTACGAAGACTACATCTCTGGAATATTGTTAACACCTCGCATATGGTATCAATATGTCGGCAAACAGCATATGTTCGACAATAATCTCGGAGCCCCAAGCCAGAAAACCATCCCTGCCTATGGTCTGCTGAATGTCGGGCTCGATGGCGAAGTACCCTTCAGCCATGCAGCAGTGCACGACGTACGTTTCAGCGTGAATATTCTTAACGTGCTGAACAAACAATACAACCCGTTTGAGGAAGTGACCAGCGGTGGCCTGCTAGGCGGCAATTCGCAAGGGCAGATTCTGGGGCTTCCGGGTGCGCCGCGCACGCTTTACGCCAGTCTAAGTGCAAGTTTTTGA
- a CDS encoding winged helix-turn-helix domain-containing protein has product MPIKHSVLSLQFASAPTPCQDRNSQPVDADEALRRLKVGDAWAVLAVSGEDVHELTNWLMRLRHPLGGQTSRVIAFLPDCASPGAMAALNAGADALLPIDSPPQLIRAQLARLRERLAPQTGDRVQLEPLLELDGQTRTLRIQDHCLSLPSQQFLLLWALGARPGDILSPQELRLAMDIPARAHADTVHTAVARLRRHLRPHDLHQRVQTVHGAGYRWATEKSMQ; this is encoded by the coding sequence GTGCCGATCAAACATTCTGTTCTATCGCTTCAATTCGCCTCAGCCCCCACACCCTGCCAGGACAGGAACAGCCAGCCTGTCGATGCCGATGAGGCCCTACGGCGGCTGAAAGTCGGTGATGCCTGGGCCGTACTGGCTGTCAGCGGCGAGGACGTGCATGAACTGACCAACTGGCTGATGCGCCTGCGACATCCTCTCGGAGGCCAAACGTCCCGAGTCATCGCCTTTTTGCCAGACTGCGCCTCACCCGGCGCCATGGCTGCGCTAAACGCGGGCGCCGATGCCCTGCTGCCGATCGACAGCCCGCCGCAGCTCATACGCGCCCAGCTCGCTCGCCTGCGTGAACGCCTCGCACCGCAGACTGGAGACCGCGTCCAGCTGGAACCCCTTCTGGAGCTCGACGGACAAACCCGGACGCTCCGCATTCAGGATCATTGCCTCAGTCTGCCCTCGCAGCAGTTTCTGCTGTTGTGGGCTCTGGGCGCACGTCCGGGCGACATCCTGAGCCCGCAAGAGCTGCGATTGGCCATGGACATTCCCGCACGCGCGCACGCCGACACCGTGCACACCGCGGTGGCTCGCCTGCGGCGGCACCTTCGTCCACATGATCTGCATCAGCGTGTGCAAACCGTGCATGGCGCGGGGTATCGCTGGGCCACGGAAAAGTCGATGCAGTGA
- a CDS encoding DMT family transporter, translated as MKLSTQANLYALGAIALWATLATLGVALSQVPAFALTGLALIIGSVPTWGHWRQWRVSRAALALGVYGLFGFHFLLFIALRHAPPVQANLVNYLWPLFIVVLAPLLLPGVRLRSAHVLAAGLGFLGAGLAILGGHSLEAAWAWGYLPALGSALIWATFSLGSRRMAQSGKGFPTAALGLFGLISGLLALACHVWLEPPLHLGLRDGLLIGVMGLGPLGGAFLLWDRALKLGDPRTIGVLSYLTPLASTLLLIAVTGRTLTIWIGLATVLIVGAALLAVRVKD; from the coding sequence ATGAAACTCAGCACCCAAGCCAATCTCTACGCCCTCGGCGCCATTGCCCTGTGGGCAACGCTCGCTACCCTGGGGGTGGCGCTTTCTCAGGTGCCGGCCTTCGCGCTGACCGGGTTGGCGCTGATCATCGGCAGCGTGCCGACGTGGGGCCATTGGCGGCAGTGGCGCGTGTCTCGCGCGGCGTTGGCGTTGGGCGTGTATGGCCTGTTCGGATTCCATTTTCTGTTGTTCATCGCCTTGCGCCACGCGCCGCCGGTGCAGGCCAATCTGGTGAATTACCTCTGGCCCTTGTTCATCGTGGTGCTGGCGCCGCTGCTCTTGCCCGGGGTACGCCTGCGGTCGGCGCATGTGCTGGCGGCTGGCCTGGGTTTTCTGGGGGCGGGGCTGGCGATTCTGGGCGGTCACTCGTTAGAGGCGGCCTGGGCCTGGGGCTACCTTCCGGCCCTGGGGTCGGCTCTGATCTGGGCTACGTTCTCGCTGGGCAGCCGCCGCATGGCGCAGTCGGGCAAAGGGTTTCCCACGGCGGCGCTGGGCTTGTTCGGCCTGATTTCGGGCCTGCTCGCGCTGGCCTGTCATGTCTGGCTGGAGCCGCCTTTGCACCTCGGCCTGCGCGATGGCTTGCTGATCGGGGTGATGGGGCTGGGGCCCCTGGGCGGCGCCTTTTTGTTGTGGGACCGGGCGCTGAAACTGGGTGATCCGCGCACCATCGGGGTGTTGAGCTACCTCACGCCTTTGGCGTCGACCCTGCTGCTGATTGCCGTGACCGGGCGCACGCTGACGATCTGGATCGGTCTGGCAACGGTGCTGATCGTCGGCGCCGCGTTGTTGGCCGTGCGGGTGAAAGACTGA
- the waaC gene encoding lipopolysaccharide heptosyltransferase I, whose amino-acid sequence MTRAQLPLRWGQGALPSAPQRMLLVQLSAMGDQVQTLPAVSDIAARWPGIEIDWAVDARFADIPRLHPAVRQVFALPLKAVQQQRSLAELRELRAVLRALRAERYDLIWDPHSVLKSAIISRLARGALRVGYRAQDCGGEPLAARAYHLHFARPVGLHGTEGRRVFAQAVLDTDLHRPVDYAIDQRYAREPGAAKADTVFLAHGASKPEKLWPLDHWQALSARLVQAGLRLQLTWGNAAEQERAQRIIAALPAGSAQILDRRSLLDMLPVIAQSRLVVGVDTGFTHLAAALRRPVVGLFVSTGPELFTPTSPHLARTLGGDGITPSIDAAWQAVEELR is encoded by the coding sequence ATGACGCGAGCGCAGCTCCCACTGCGGTGGGGTCAGGGCGCCCTGCCGTCAGCCCCGCAGCGCATGCTGCTGGTGCAGTTGTCCGCCATGGGCGATCAGGTGCAGACCCTGCCCGCCGTTTCCGACATCGCCGCACGCTGGCCCGGCATCGAAATCGATTGGGCGGTCGATGCCCGCTTCGCCGACATTCCGCGGCTGCACCCCGCCGTGCGTCAGGTCTTTGCCCTGCCGCTCAAGGCAGTGCAACAACAGCGCAGCCTCGCTGAATTACGCGAGTTGCGCGCTGTGCTACGCGCCCTGCGCGCCGAGCGCTACGACCTGATCTGGGACCCGCACAGCGTGCTCAAAAGCGCCATCATCTCCCGTCTAGCGCGTGGCGCGCTGCGCGTCGGCTATCGCGCGCAAGACTGCGGCGGCGAACCGCTCGCCGCTCGCGCTTACCACTTGCATTTCGCCCGACCCGTCGGCTTGCATGGCACCGAGGGGCGGCGGGTGTTTGCGCAGGCTGTGCTCGACACCGACCTGCACCGCCCGGTGGACTATGCGATCGATCAGCGCTACGCCCGCGAGCCAGGCGCTGCCAAGGCCGATACCGTCTTCCTCGCGCATGGCGCTTCCAAGCCGGAAAAGCTCTGGCCGCTCGACCACTGGCAGGCGCTATCCGCCCGTCTGGTGCAGGCTGGGCTGCGGCTGCAACTGACCTGGGGAAACGCCGCCGAGCAGGAGCGTGCGCAGCGCATCATCGCCGCGCTTCCGGCGGGCAGCGCGCAGATTCTCGACCGCCGCAGCCTGCTCGACATGCTGCCCGTCATTGCGCAGAGTCGGCTGGTGGTGGGCGTCGATACCGGCTTCACCCATCTCGCCGCGGCGCTGCGTCGCCCGGTGGTGGGACTGTTCGTCAGCACTGGGCCCGAGCTGTTCACCCCCACATCACCCCACCTGGCCCGCACCCTTGGCGGCGATGGCATTACGCCGAGCATTGACGCCGCCTGGCAAGCGGTCGAAGAGTTGCGCTGA
- a CDS encoding Kdo hydroxylase family protein, whose product MAALDDTIRNFPDTAWDASPTERAPTAGVEHLLEGGHVLCFPQLHFELSASERRFLTPSISDGKAKNISLRDDGSIRGASGSPQDQAELRDMIQRFSHQAQSLVDRLFPHYRGKLRAAKASYRPIQVEGRETSWRKDDTRLHVDAFPSNPIHGVRLLRVFTNLNPEGRPRQWRVGEPFPEFLQRFAPRLTPPVPGSAAVLRALKITKSHRTDYDHYMLQLHDKMKADLAYQKDAPQRSVDFAPGTTWVVFSDQVLHAVMGGQYMMEQTFYLEPRHQLYPHTAPLKVLEDLMGKALLPAA is encoded by the coding sequence ATGGCCGCACTCGACGACACCATCCGCAACTTTCCCGATACCGCCTGGGATGCCAGCCCTACCGAGCGCGCACCTACCGCAGGAGTGGAGCACCTGCTCGAAGGTGGCCATGTGCTGTGCTTCCCGCAGCTGCACTTCGAACTGAGCGCAAGCGAGCGCCGCTTTCTCACCCCGTCCATCAGCGACGGCAAAGCCAAAAATATCAGCTTGCGCGATGACGGCAGCATTCGCGGCGCGTCGGGCAGCCCCCAAGACCAGGCCGAATTGCGCGACATGATTCAGCGATTCTCCCATCAGGCCCAGTCCCTGGTCGACCGGCTGTTTCCGCACTATCGGGGCAAGCTGCGCGCGGCCAAGGCCTCGTATCGCCCAATTCAGGTCGAGGGTCGCGAGACGAGCTGGCGCAAAGACGATACCCGGCTGCACGTCGATGCCTTCCCCTCCAACCCGATTCATGGCGTGCGGCTGCTGCGCGTATTCACCAATCTCAATCCCGAAGGGCGGCCGCGTCAGTGGCGGGTGGGCGAGCCCTTCCCCGAATTTCTGCAGCGTTTTGCACCACGGCTCACCCCCCCCGTGCCCGGCTCGGCGGCGGTGTTGCGCGCGCTCAAAATCACCAAATCGCATCGCACCGACTACGACCACTACATGCTGCAGTTGCACGACAAAATGAAGGCCGATCTGGCCTATCAGAAAGACGCGCCGCAGCGCAGTGTGGACTTCGCGCCGGGCACGACCTGGGTGGTGTTTTCCGATCAGGTGCTGCACGCCGTCATGGGCGGGCAATACATGATGGAGCAAACCTTCTACCTCGAACCTCGGCACCAGCTCTATCCGCACACCGCGCCGCTCAAGGTGCTCGAAGACCTGATGGGCAAAGCCTTGCTGCCCGCCGCATGA